A single region of the Chryseobacterium culicis genome encodes:
- a CDS encoding amidohydrolase, translating to MQFPYQLTAKGNYTLKNVRLETGFEYENEEVVGTKTDLFSIEIEDGKIKAVKANDPSLEAIDAKGYLMLPAFRDMHIHLDKTLYGLPWQALSPKRRTVKDMIAYEQEIIPELLKTSVSRAEQLISLQQHYGTHFARTHFNIDPTSGLKSLEHLEQALENKKDSFKAELVAFPQHGVYYTESAPLMKAAAQLKSVAFIGGLDPLSIDGSIEKVMDFTVQLALDNHKGIDIHLHEAGESGMKTINYLIDKAIENPELQGKTFVSHAFALAHLSPKETEQIAERLAAGKVGIASSVPFKGTVMPIPTLKKYGVNVLIGNDNVQDYWSTFGSGSMLQKANLIAELYGYATEFALSRALQFATQSILPLDEKGQQQWPKAGDEAAIVLTEASCSAEAVSRMSEIKALMNDGNLFWRN from the coding sequence ATGCAATTTCCCTATCAATTAACTGCAAAAGGAAACTATACCCTTAAAAATGTCCGTCTGGAAACAGGTTTTGAATACGAAAATGAAGAGGTTGTCGGAACAAAAACTGATCTTTTCAGTATCGAAATTGAAGACGGAAAAATAAAAGCAGTAAAAGCCAATGATCCTTCTTTGGAAGCAATCGATGCAAAAGGATATCTGATGCTTCCCGCTTTCAGAGATATGCACATCCACCTGGATAAAACATTATATGGTCTGCCATGGCAGGCACTTTCTCCGAAAAGAAGAACGGTGAAAGATATGATTGCCTATGAGCAGGAAATCATCCCCGAACTGTTGAAAACTTCTGTAAGCAGAGCAGAACAGCTGATCAGTCTGCAGCAGCATTACGGAACTCATTTTGCGAGAACCCATTTTAATATTGATCCTACATCGGGATTAAAGTCTCTGGAACATCTTGAACAAGCTCTTGAAAATAAAAAAGACTCTTTCAAAGCTGAATTGGTTGCCTTCCCGCAGCATGGCGTTTATTATACAGAATCTGCTCCTTTGATGAAAGCGGCAGCTCAGCTGAAAAGCGTGGCATTCATTGGGGGATTGGATCCGTTGAGCATTGACGGAAGTATTGAAAAGGTAATGGATTTTACCGTTCAGCTGGCACTGGATAACCATAAAGGTATTGATATTCACCTGCATGAAGCAGGAGAGTCCGGAATGAAAACCATCAATTATCTGATTGATAAAGCAATTGAAAATCCGGAGCTTCAGGGAAAAACGTTTGTAAGCCATGCATTTGCTTTAGCTCATCTTTCCCCTAAAGAAACTGAGCAGATTGCAGAAAGACTGGCTGCCGGAAAAGTAGGAATTGCATCTTCTGTACCTTTTAAAGGAACGGTAATGCCAATACCAACCCTGAAAAAGTATGGGGTCAATGTATTGATCGGAAATGATAACGTACAGGACTACTGGAGTACATTCGGATCCGGAAGTATGCTGCAGAAAGCCAATCTTATTGCAGAGCTGTACGGTTATGCCACAGAATTTGCCCTGTCAAGAGCTTTACAGTTTGCTACTCAAAGTATTCTTCCTCTGGATGAAAAAGGACAACAGCAGTGGCCTAAAGCCGGTGATGAAGCGGCAATTGTTCTGACAGAGGCTTCATGTTCTGCAGAAGCCGTTTCCAGAATGTCTGAAATAAAAGCCCTGATGAATGATGGGAATTTGTTTTGGAGAAATTAA
- a CDS encoding AraC family transcriptional regulator: MAYHTDHFPILGIQEFSENQLKGCNLLFNELSGARSIDDPHKHDFFIINLFEHGVGSHTIDFTEYEVKDYQIHLVFPDQVHQWVIEKETIGYQLMISRDWFESFLPSLRFSASYYQNHPVINLSKDVFENFLYEFQAIQKELSTEKIFWELIQKRSELIGLLVSKSVEGAFKDFEVYNSNPIISKFLHLIDEHFKTERSVSFYADKLNISANYLNIVCKKNLNASASSLIQDRILLEAKRLLKVSEMSVKDIVYDLGFYDHASFSKFFKAQTGMTPSQFKE, from the coding sequence GTGGCTTACCATACGGATCATTTTCCCATTTTAGGAATTCAGGAATTTAGTGAAAATCAGTTGAAAGGCTGTAATCTGCTGTTCAATGAACTTTCGGGAGCACGTTCCATTGATGATCCTCACAAACATGACTTTTTTATCATCAATCTTTTTGAGCACGGAGTTGGTTCGCATACCATAGATTTTACAGAATATGAGGTGAAGGACTACCAGATTCATCTTGTTTTTCCGGATCAGGTACATCAGTGGGTCATTGAAAAAGAAACCATTGGGTATCAGCTGATGATCAGCAGAGACTGGTTTGAAAGTTTTCTGCCGTCGTTAAGATTTTCTGCATCCTATTACCAGAATCATCCGGTAATTAATCTTTCCAAAGATGTTTTTGAAAATTTTCTGTATGAATTTCAGGCCATCCAGAAAGAACTGAGCACAGAAAAAATATTCTGGGAACTGATTCAGAAAAGAAGTGAATTGATTGGCCTGCTGGTGAGTAAATCTGTGGAAGGAGCTTTCAAAGATTTTGAAGTCTATAACTCAAACCCCATTATTTCAAAATTTTTGCATCTTATTGATGAACATTTCAAAACAGAAAGATCCGTTTCTTTTTATGCTGATAAACTGAATATCTCTGCCAATTATCTGAATATTGTCTGCAAGAAGAATCTTAATGCTTCGGCATCATCTCTTATTCAGGATCGTATTTTACTGGAAGCAAAAAGACTTTTAAAAGTTTCCGAAATGTCTGTGAAAGATATTGTGTATGATCTCGGTTTCTATGATCATGCCAGCTTTTCCAAATTCTTTAAAGCACAGACAGGAATGACTCCTTCCCAATTCAAAGAATAA
- a CDS encoding amidohydrolase: protein MKTSDNNISRKDFIRNSALAVAGLTLIPNIMTASPLSDENTLSAKGKMSLKNVRLETGFEYQDGEVASTQTDLFYVEVENGKITKIAPNQPNAKAVDAKGLLMLPAFKDMHIHLDKTFYGDQWQAVRKRTGGIKGMIELEQKMLPEMLKNSTFKAEKLIELLQSKGTSYARSHVNIEPTSKLQSLKNLQKALENKKKSFGAELVAFPQHGVFYTDSVPYLKEAAKMDIDFIGGVDPFNIDGDIEKVVDFTVQLALDNKKGIDIHLHETGDSGLKTVEYLIKKVNENPALKGKTYLSHCFVLGKLESAKQEEIAEKLGEAQIGIVSTIPFGRLIMPIPTLYKHKVTVLTGNDSIIDHWNTFGTGSVLQKANLMAQLYGYSTEFLLSRSLKLATGNILPLDDKGIQQWPKSGDKADFVLINASCSAEAVSRISDVKSLVHGGNIVF from the coding sequence ATGAAGACCTCAGACAATAATATCTCCCGCAAGGATTTTATCCGGAATTCAGCATTGGCTGTAGCAGGATTAACTTTAATACCCAATATCATGACGGCATCACCTTTATCTGATGAAAATACTCTTTCTGCAAAAGGAAAAATGAGCCTTAAAAATGTTCGTCTGGAAACAGGTTTTGAATACCAGGATGGGGAAGTCGCTTCTACCCAAACAGATCTGTTCTATGTAGAGGTTGAAAACGGAAAAATTACAAAAATTGCTCCTAACCAACCTAACGCTAAAGCGGTTGATGCTAAAGGATTATTGATGCTTCCTGCATTTAAAGATATGCATATTCATCTTGATAAAACCTTTTATGGTGATCAATGGCAGGCTGTGAGAAAAAGAACCGGAGGAATCAAAGGAATGATAGAGCTGGAGCAGAAAATGCTTCCGGAAATGCTGAAAAATTCAACCTTCAAGGCTGAAAAACTGATTGAATTATTACAGTCAAAAGGAACTTCCTATGCCAGAAGTCATGTGAATATTGAACCCACTTCCAAACTTCAGTCGTTAAAGAATTTACAGAAGGCTTTAGAAAATAAAAAGAAAAGCTTTGGTGCTGAGCTGGTAGCCTTTCCACAACATGGAGTGTTTTATACGGATTCTGTGCCTTACCTGAAAGAAGCTGCGAAAATGGATATTGATTTTATTGGAGGAGTAGACCCATTCAACATTGATGGAGACATTGAAAAAGTAGTAGACTTCACGGTTCAGCTTGCTCTGGATAATAAAAAAGGAATAGATATCCATCTGCATGAAACCGGAGATTCAGGATTAAAAACTGTAGAATACTTGATTAAAAAAGTAAATGAAAATCCTGCGCTTAAAGGAAAAACTTACCTAAGCCACTGTTTTGTCCTTGGAAAACTGGAATCGGCAAAACAGGAAGAAATCGCTGAAAAATTGGGCGAAGCACAGATCGGAATTGTTTCCACAATCCCTTTTGGCAGGCTGATTATGCCCATACCAACGCTTTACAAACATAAGGTAACGGTTCTGACAGGAAATGACAGTATTATAGATCACTGGAATACTTTCGGAACAGGCAGTGTACTTCAGAAAGCCAACTTAATGGCGCAATTGTATGGATACTCCACAGAATTTTTATTGTCAAGAAGTTTAAAGCTTGCAACGGGAAATATCCTTCCATTGGATGATAAAGGAATACAGCAATGGCCAAAATCCGGAGATAAAGCAGATTTTGTTCTTATCAATGCAAGTTGTTCTGCAGAAGCTGTTTCGAGAATTTCGGACGTGAAGTCCTTAGTACATGGTGGAAACATCGTTTTTTAA
- the hemL gene encoding glutamate-1-semialdehyde 2,1-aminomutase → MKYQRSSALFDEAYKYIPGGVNSPVRAFKSVGGVPVFMKSAKGAYLTDADDNTYIDYINSWGPAILGHTHPEVLEELKIQAEKGFSFGAPTELETEIAKFIIENVPNIDQIRMVSSGTEACMSAIRLARGYTGRDKIVKFEGCYHGHSDSFLIKAGSGAATFGNPNSPGVTAGTAKDTLLARYNDFEQVEDLFRHNQAEIAAVIIEPVAGNMGCVLPENNFLQNLRKICDENGALLIFDEVMTGFRLAFGGAQELFNVKADLVTYGKVIGGGLPVGAFAGKNEIMDHLAPKGGVYQAGTLSGNPLAMRAGLKTLQLIKNDPEFFNRLHKTTETLDFEIGKILNEKGIAHKINRKGSMMSVFFHINRVSNFDEAQEANHSLFNNFFHQMLQNGVYLPPSGYETYFISDAIKDKEIDMTLEAVRKFEYSNK, encoded by the coding sequence ATGAAGTATCAAAGAAGTTCGGCTTTGTTTGATGAAGCCTACAAATACATTCCGGGAGGAGTAAACTCTCCGGTAAGAGCATTCAAATCCGTAGGAGGAGTGCCTGTTTTCATGAAATCGGCAAAGGGCGCTTACCTTACCGATGCAGATGATAATACTTATATCGATTATATCAATTCATGGGGCCCGGCCATCTTAGGACACACCCATCCTGAAGTACTGGAAGAACTGAAGATACAGGCAGAGAAGGGATTCTCTTTCGGAGCACCTACAGAACTGGAAACAGAAATTGCAAAATTTATCATTGAAAATGTCCCGAATATTGACCAGATCAGAATGGTTTCTTCCGGAACAGAAGCATGTATGAGTGCAATCAGGCTGGCAAGAGGATACACAGGAAGAGATAAGATTGTAAAATTTGAAGGCTGCTATCATGGACACTCAGATTCATTCCTGATTAAAGCCGGAAGTGGTGCTGCTACATTCGGAAATCCAAATTCTCCGGGAGTAACTGCTGGCACTGCAAAAGATACTTTACTAGCCCGTTATAATGATTTTGAACAGGTTGAGGATTTATTCCGTCACAACCAGGCAGAGATTGCAGCCGTAATTATAGAACCGGTTGCAGGAAATATGGGATGTGTATTGCCGGAAAACAATTTCCTACAAAACCTGAGAAAGATCTGTGACGAAAACGGTGCTTTATTAATCTTTGATGAGGTGATGACCGGTTTCCGACTGGCTTTCGGAGGAGCTCAGGAGCTTTTTAATGTAAAAGCAGACTTAGTAACTTACGGAAAAGTAATCGGAGGAGGTCTTCCGGTAGGAGCTTTCGCAGGGAAAAATGAAATTATGGACCATCTGGCTCCAAAAGGAGGTGTATATCAGGCAGGAACATTGAGTGGAAATCCTTTGGCTATGAGAGCAGGATTAAAAACCCTTCAGCTTATTAAAAATGATCCTGAATTTTTCAACAGATTACATAAGACTACGGAAACTTTAGATTTCGAAATCGGAAAAATTTTAAATGAAAAAGGGATTGCTCATAAAATTAACAGAAAAGGTTCTATGATGTCTGTATTTTTCCATATCAACAGAGTTTCCAACTTTGATGAGGCGCAGGAAGCTAATCATTCATTGTTCAATAACTTCTTCCACCAAATGTTGCAGAATGGGGTATACCTTCCGCCAAGTGGGTACGAAACTTACTTCATCAGTGATGCAATTAAGGATAAAGAAATTGATATGACGTTGGAAGCTGTAAGAAAATTTGAATATTCAAATAAATAA
- a CDS encoding glucosaminidase domain-containing protein — translation MKRLFLSISLLVLSKFSAQNWATEDQYIQKFAKYAVEEMEKYKIPASITLAQGLLETGGGQSRLAQEGKNHFGIKCKEDWTGRTMKHTDDAPNECFRVYDDPRQSYEDHSIFLSTRKYYANLFKLDMRDYRAWATGLKKAGYATNPRYASILITKIEKYRLYEYDNTNSNEVLYAVLKMYPDLKDDRTFMAQLEPSKALKKAKDPVTVEVPYKQTSYAQQQKRVERIKTKAEILNSILIKSHPNDGLKYIVIPEDTDVKFIANKFKVSESRLIKWNELEGETLKKNDIVFLESKNSTGNTATYKAESGEDMHDIAQKFGIKLNKLYAKNRMDEGQQPSAGQLIYLIDKKPRN, via the coding sequence ATGAAAAGACTTTTCCTATCCATAAGCCTTTTAGTTTTATCAAAATTTTCAGCCCAAAATTGGGCAACCGAAGATCAGTATATTCAGAAGTTTGCTAAATATGCCGTAGAAGAAATGGAAAAATATAAAATTCCGGCTTCTATTACCCTTGCCCAGGGATTATTGGAAACCGGGGGCGGGCAAAGCAGATTGGCACAGGAAGGTAAAAACCACTTCGGTATAAAATGTAAAGAAGACTGGACCGGTAGAACGATGAAACATACCGATGATGCACCTAATGAATGCTTCCGTGTGTATGACGATCCAAGACAGTCTTATGAAGATCATTCTATATTTTTATCAACAAGAAAATATTACGCAAATCTTTTCAAACTGGATATGAGAGATTACAGAGCGTGGGCAACCGGTTTGAAAAAAGCAGGATATGCCACCAATCCGCGCTATGCTTCAATTCTTATTACCAAAATTGAAAAATACAGACTATACGAATACGACAATACCAATTCCAATGAAGTATTGTATGCCGTTCTTAAAATGTATCCGGATCTGAAAGATGACAGAACTTTCATGGCTCAACTGGAGCCTTCAAAAGCATTGAAAAAAGCTAAAGATCCGGTGACTGTAGAAGTTCCTTACAAACAGACTTCTTACGCACAACAACAAAAAAGAGTGGAAAGAATCAAAACGAAAGCTGAAATTCTTAATTCCATTCTTATCAAAAGCCATCCGAATGACGGTCTGAAATATATTGTAATTCCTGAAGATACTGATGTGAAATTCATTGCCAATAAATTCAAAGTCAGCGAAAGCAGACTGATAAAGTGGAATGAACTGGAAGGTGAAACCTTAAAGAAAAACGATATCGTCTTCCTTGAATCCAAAAATTCTACAGGAAACACCGCTACTTATAAAGCAGAATCCGGAGAAGATATGCATGATATTGCCCAGAAATTCGGAATCAAATTAAATAAATTATATGCCAAAAACAGAATGGATGAAGGACAGCAGCCATCTGCAGGACAGCTGATTTATTTAATAGACAAAAAACCACGAAACTAA
- a CDS encoding 1-aminocyclopropane-1-carboxylate deaminase/D-cysteine desulfhydrase — protein sequence MLLQLPTEPIPIQEIPIHKNIQLFIKREDQIHSLISGNKYWKLFHNVNHYLAKNPDNPYIITFGGAFSNHIAAVSAVGSLAGIPTLGIIRGEELQHKWRDNPTLLFAKRNGMNLKFVTREEYRHKEKLTEFLQQEFPEALIVPEGGTNEDAVEGVKMMLNEQTKDFDYLCTAVGTGGTIAGISKFCEENQKVIGFKAVDDTSLENKIFELTLRQNFNLIDSCFGGYGKINDGNVRFINDFKERYGIPLEPIYTGKMMEKVFELIEEDYFPENSRILCFHTGGLQGIEGANLLLEKQNRNLII from the coding sequence ATGCTATTACAACTTCCCACAGAACCTATTCCCATTCAGGAAATTCCAATTCATAAAAACATACAACTGTTTATTAAAAGGGAAGACCAGATTCATTCGCTAATTTCAGGGAATAAATACTGGAAACTATTCCATAATGTCAATCATTATCTGGCAAAAAATCCTGATAATCCCTATATTATTACTTTTGGAGGTGCTTTTTCCAATCATATAGCCGCAGTTTCCGCAGTAGGAAGTCTGGCAGGTATTCCAACACTGGGAATCATCAGAGGAGAAGAACTTCAGCATAAGTGGCGGGATAACCCCACATTACTTTTTGCCAAAAGAAATGGGATGAACCTGAAATTTGTTACCCGTGAAGAATACCGCCACAAAGAAAAACTCACGGAATTCCTTCAGCAGGAGTTCCCGGAGGCATTGATTGTTCCTGAAGGAGGAACCAATGAAGATGCAGTGGAAGGGGTGAAAATGATGCTCAACGAACAAACAAAAGATTTTGACTATCTTTGCACCGCAGTTGGAACCGGAGGAACCATTGCAGGGATTTCAAAATTTTGTGAAGAAAATCAGAAAGTTATAGGATTTAAAGCGGTTGATGATACTTCACTTGAAAATAAAATTTTTGAATTAACTTTGAGACAAAATTTTAATCTAATAGATTCATGTTTTGGAGGTTATGGTAAAATAAATGATGGAAACGTCCGTTTTATCAATGATTTCAAAGAGAGATACGGTATTCCTTTGGAACCGATTTATACAGGAAAAATGATGGAGAAGGTTTTTGAACTGATTGAAGAAGATTATTTTCCTGAGAACAGCAGGATTTTGTGCTTTCATACCGGAGGATTACAGGGAATTGAAGGAGCAAATCTGCTTTTAGAAAAACAGAACAGAAATTTAATTATATAA
- a CDS encoding DUF5522 domain-containing protein — protein MAHYDIKEGEDFYYNEQGYKVFTEKFHLKRGYCCKSGCRHCPYGYDKKTDTFIKSDKKNK, from the coding sequence ATGGCCCATTATGACATCAAAGAAGGTGAAGACTTCTACTATAATGAACAGGGGTACAAGGTTTTTACAGAAAAATTTCATCTGAAAAGAGGATATTGCTGTAAAAGCGGCTGCAGACACTGTCCTTACGGGTACGATAAAAAGACTGATACATTCATTAAAAGTGATAAAAAAAATAAATAA
- a CDS encoding DUF4136 domain-containing protein, producing the protein MKKYIFILLASATLGLTSCSPFQVRSDYAETANFNSYKTYKIRIDDLKLNDIDKDRVLNELSRQLQSKGLQSGENPDLIINVKANHKKITDINSSSPYGMWGWGGPFGWGVGMNRTWTTNYNEGALIVDLIDAKSNKLVWQGIGSGISVDSPKAKQRQIPEILAEIMKNYPPQRK; encoded by the coding sequence ATGAAAAAATATATTTTTATTTTGTTGGCATCTGCTACTTTAGGCTTAACTTCTTGTAGCCCTTTTCAGGTACGTTCAGATTATGCTGAAACCGCCAATTTCAATTCTTATAAAACTTACAAAATAAGAATTGATGATCTAAAATTGAATGATATTGATAAAGACAGGGTACTGAACGAACTGTCGAGACAGCTTCAGAGCAAAGGACTTCAGTCCGGAGAAAATCCTGATCTGATTATCAACGTAAAAGCAAATCATAAAAAGATTACTGACATCAATTCCTCTTCTCCTTACGGAATGTGGGGATGGGGTGGACCTTTCGGATGGGGTGTCGGCATGAACAGAACCTGGACAACGAATTACAATGAAGGCGCACTGATTGTTGACCTTATTGATGCAAAAAGCAACAAATTGGTTTGGCAGGGTATCGGAAGCGGAATTTCTGTAGACTCTCCAAAAGCAAAACAGAGACAGATTCCAGAGATTTTGGCTGAGATTATGAAAAATTATCCGCCACAAAGAAAATAA
- a CDS encoding endonuclease: MKKIILFSVFAGLAHAQAPAGYYNSANGLSGAALKTELSSIISNGHMDRGYSGLWTAYKTTDIDKDYENDGTILDIYSEKPAGVDPYNYTPGSDQCGTYSTEGNCYNREHIVPQSLFNQASPMVADIHFIRATDGKVNGMRSNYPFGKVGSTSFTSQNGSKLGTSASSGYSGTVFEPIDEFKGDVARMIFYFVTRYQSKLSTFSSGNMLGSSTFPGLQTWELNVLLAWHNQDPISQAEIKRNNASYTFQGNRNPFIDNPNYVNLIWGSQQPSGDTQAPTTATGLNVSGKTSSSISLAWNASTDNVGVTAYNVYMNGSLQTTTSSTSTTISGLTPSTTYSFYVVAKDAAGNSSSNSSTVSGTTNSGGTTPGTNCANENFETIPAASSTYSTKTWSNGGISWTATDARTDQTLNNKAITVRSGSLTSGSSANGIGSLTVTTQLKFSGTNGTFDVKVNGTTVGTIPYSTSVTTTTINNINVSGNVVVSLVNSSASNRVAIDDLSWTCYSGSSARMAQNTAAETTSNSFKISPNPITNQEIFVKGDLQKVKRAEIYNLQGKTLQTIDQPFRNGNSIKTRNLGQGVYILKLDQVTMQFLVK; encoded by the coding sequence ATGAAAAAAATCATTTTATTTTCTGTATTTGCAGGACTTGCCCACGCTCAGGCTCCTGCAGGGTACTATAACTCTGCCAACGGACTGAGTGGCGCAGCACTGAAAACTGAATTAAGCAGCATTATCTCTAACGGACATATGGATAGAGGTTATAGCGGGCTTTGGACAGCATATAAAACCACTGATATTGATAAGGACTACGAAAATGACGGGACTATCCTTGATATTTATTCAGAAAAACCTGCCGGCGTTGACCCTTATAATTATACTCCGGGAAGTGATCAGTGCGGTACCTATTCTACTGAAGGAAATTGCTACAACAGAGAGCATATTGTACCTCAAAGTCTTTTCAATCAAGCTTCTCCAATGGTTGCAGATATTCACTTTATCAGAGCTACAGACGGGAAAGTAAACGGAATGAGAAGTAATTATCCTTTCGGAAAGGTAGGAAGTACTTCTTTTACGTCCCAGAACGGTTCAAAGCTTGGAACTTCTGCTTCTTCAGGATATTCAGGAACGGTATTTGAGCCGATTGATGAGTTCAAAGGAGATGTGGCACGTATGATTTTCTATTTTGTAACCCGTTACCAGAGCAAACTTTCTACGTTTTCATCAGGAAACATGTTAGGAAGTTCTACTTTTCCGGGATTACAGACTTGGGAACTGAATGTTCTTCTGGCATGGCATAATCAGGATCCGATTTCTCAGGCTGAGATCAAAAGAAATAATGCTTCATATACTTTTCAGGGGAACAGAAACCCTTTCATAGACAATCCAAATTATGTAAACCTTATCTGGGGTTCTCAACAGCCTTCAGGTGACACTCAGGCACCTACTACGGCAACAGGTCTGAATGTTTCAGGAAAAACTTCCAGCAGCATTTCTCTGGCATGGAATGCTTCTACCGATAATGTAGGAGTAACAGCTTATAATGTTTACATGAACGGAAGCCTGCAAACTACAACGAGTTCAACTTCAACAACAATTTCAGGGCTTACTCCTTCTACCACTTACAGCTTTTATGTTGTAGCGAAGGATGCAGCAGGAAATTCTTCATCGAACAGTTCTACGGTTTCCGGTACTACCAATTCTGGAGGCACTACTCCAGGTACCAACTGTGCCAATGAGAATTTTGAAACCATTCCTGCAGCCAGCTCTACTTATTCAACCAAAACATGGAGCAACGGAGGTATTTCATGGACCGCCACCGATGCCAGAACTGATCAGACTCTTAATAACAAAGCGATTACGGTAAGAAGCGGTTCTTTAACATCAGGCAGCTCTGCAAACGGTATTGGATCTTTAACAGTCACTACACAGCTTAAGTTTTCCGGAACTAATGGTACTTTTGATGTAAAAGTAAACGGAACTACCGTAGGAACTATTCCTTACAGTACTTCAGTTACAACGACGACCATTAACAATATCAACGTTTCAGGAAATGTAGTGGTAAGTCTGGTTAATAGTTCTGCAAGTAACAGAGTGGCTATTGATGATCTTTCATGGACGTGCTATTCAGGATCAAGTGCAAGAATGGCTCAAAATACAGCTGCAGAAACCACTTCCAATAGTTTCAAAATCTCTCCGAACCCAATCACCAATCAGGAAATTTTTGTGAAAGGAGATCTTCAGAAGGTAAAAAGAGCGGAGATTTATAACCTTCAGGGGAAAACTCTTCAGACGATTGATCAGCCTTTCAGAAATGGAAACTCTATTAAAACAAGAAATCTTGGTCAGGGAGTTTATATTTTGAAACTGGATCAGGTGACGATGCAGTTCCTTGTAAAATAA